A window of Balaenoptera ricei isolate mBalRic1 chromosome 12, mBalRic1.hap2, whole genome shotgun sequence genomic DNA:
ttttgacccacctcctagagaaatggaaataaaagcaaaaatgaacaaatgggacctaatgaaacttaaaagcttttgcacagcaaaggaaaccataaacatgatgaaaagacaacccacagaatgggagaaaatatttgcaaacgagtcaactgacaaaggattaatgtccaaaatttacaagcagcttatgcagcttgatatcaaaaaaacaaacaacccaatccaaaaatgggcagaagacctaaataaacatttctccaaagaagatatacagattaccaataaacacatgaaaggatgccaaCATcactcactaatcattagagaaatgtgaatcaaaactacaatgaggtatcacctcacaccagtcagaatggccatcaccaaaatatctacaaacaataaatgctggagagggtgtggagaaaagggaaccctcttgcactgttggtgggaatgtaaattgatacagccactatggagaacaatacagaggttcctcaaaaaactaaaaaaagaactaccatacgacccagcaatcccactactgggcgtataccctgagaaacccagaattcaaaaagagtcatgtaccacaatgttcattgcagctctacttacaatagccaggacatggaagcaacctaagtgtccactgacacatgaatggataaagaagatgtggcccatatatacaatggaatattactcagccataaaaagaaatgaaaccgagtcatttgtagtgaggtggatgcacctagagtctgtcataaggagtgaagcaagtcagaaagaaaaacaaataccgtatgctaacacatgtatatggaatctaaaaaaaacaaaaaaatggttctaaagaacctaggtgcaggacaggagtaaagatgcagacgtagagaatggacttgaggacacggggaggggcaagggtaagctgggatgaagtgagagagtagcatggacatgtatacactaccaaatgtaaaatagatagctagtgggaagcagctgcatagcacagggagatcagctcggtgctttgtgaccacctagaagggtgggatagggagagtgggagggagtcgcaagagggaggagttatggggatatatgtgtatgtatacctgattcacttcgttttaagcagaaactaacacaccattgtaaagcaattatactccaataaagatgttaaaaaaaagaaagaaaggaagaatcgGTCTCTTGTTTGGTGGCAGTCAGGCTCCCTTCCTGGAGCCGTGCTGTTGGCGGGTCTGAAACAGTCCTGAGCTCCACTGTGAGGCCACGTGTAATTGATGGTAAAGCCTAGAATAGCCTTGCTGGACTTGAATCTAGAAgactatgtatatttatttatcaaactttGATTCCATGACAAAAAGActgtgtttgatttcttcagaagGACTTGCCTAGCTGAGGGAATCCTGACACAAAGGAAACTCAAACTACATAGAAGCAAAACAAACACATACGGTGTGGCTCTCCTAATTTATCAATTGCATGAAGATGAAACCCTGATAGTGAGTAATTTACTGGGGCAAAGACCAtgtctcattcattttttatttcccagCATCTAATCATAGTGTCTGGCATATGGTAGGCATTCTGTAAACATTCAGTGAACTGAACTGGACTGTGTTTTTTCATATCTCCACTGCTGGTCTCCTTTCATCCGGGTAACAACTGTATTTGACCTTGGCTCAGCCTTCACTTCCTCAGAAAGACCCTCCCTGACCTCCCCAACTTGATCCATTCCCCCTAGTATTTACAGTTGTATTATTATTATGCACTCTCCTTCAAAGCACCTATCACagctataattttatatttatttacaaggCTCTTTGAGATAAACAATACAAACCATAAACAATAAAGTCAAAGGAGGCATCATGCCGGGCGAGGCAGCCTCAGACGGCCCACGGAGCTGCAGCCGCCCTTCGAGCCTTCCTTGCCGACACATGCTCCAGTTCCTGCTTGGATTTACTCTTGGCAACGTGGTGGGAACGTATCTGGCTCAGAACTATGACATACCAAACCTGGCtaaaaaacttgaagaaatcaaaaaggacatGGACACCAAGAAGAAACCCCCTAGTTCATGAGGCCGACTCCAGCACTGCCTCCTGGATAAACTGATTGTACTGTTCTTGAGGGCCTCCTTTACCATCTAAAAGCTTTTGTTTTCATCTCCAGCCTCAGCAATTTTCTTCTTTGCTAGACCCTGTATTGCCTTACAGCACAAATGGGGCCACAAGTTAAGAACAACCCTTACTTTTCAAACAtccttacttcttcccttcctccttccagccACTTGGGAGGTCCTGAGAATGGAATTATGGTGCTAGATTAGTAAACATGACCTTAAATTAGTAGTCTCTCCCTTATTTTTTGGGATTTCTACTAccgttttcaaaagaaaaattgatgAGTTTTGTAGAGCTGATGAGATATAAATAATGCTGATTTCACAGTCTAGCAATTATATTGGGTGTTTAAACCTCTGGTACCAAATTATGTTGTTTCAAActagtaattaaaatgaaaatctagAAGCCAGTTTCTGGTGAATTATCCACTAATTTTATGTTGTTGTCAGGAAGCTCCATAGTTGCTAATTTAACCAATAAATCAATTTGCTATTCATTAACCAAGAAACTCTGTTCTGAGAACCCTATCAGGAACTGgagaatttaaaagtatttaaagtaaTGGCCTTTGTCCTCAGTAGAATTCATAGTCTAGTATGCATATTTTTCCTTAATGATGCATTTGATCTGGCTCTATTCTCTCATAAGAATCACACTTATTTCATGGGATTACAGGCACATTTGACACTACATGGTAGATAAATGAGAAGTTGTCTATAAAGGAAACTTTATGCCTTTTTACATTAAAAGAATTGTATTTACATTATAACTTTATAGTGATTCTCGTAAGAAgactttttgtgtttttctttctgcaaCCATAAGTTACTCTtgtaatttttcaaatgtataatagtccattattttttttaattgaaaaaaaaagtgtaaatacATAACTTTCCCCCTGGGTCAATACAAAGTGATCTGCGTTGTCCCTCACCTCCTTGTTTTCTCCCTGGATTCAGGCACTCGCTAGTTTCCTATATCCTTTTGCCAAAGATTTTGTGCCTGAACAAACACATGTACGGGGGTGAATGATAGCAAACTATATACGGTGTTTTCCCCAGTGGAGGTCATTCCATATCCTTAGGTAAGGAACAAAGAACCGCTTTCCTTTTTTGGTTACATAAGGTTCTACTgaatgaatataccataatttatttaatctgctTACATATCTGTGCAGGGGGATAGCTCCAAGCTAAAGTCCTGGAAGTGTAATTTGcactaaatataaataaaggcCCATTTCATTGGGTGTTTTGTTCCAGAGGGCTTGTTGGGCAGCTTCACTGATGATGCCATTTCTGAAGACATTTTAGCAGAATTAGTAAACTGGAAGAATGGTTTAGAGACCTTTTTTTCAGACAGTGATGCCACTGATACTAAATGTGATTATAAAATGAAGTGATTCTACTTCTGTTTGAAAACATGGATCTTTCATATATGGAGATAAGTTTTGTCCCTGTCAGGTTGTACTGGTGCGTGAGACAGGTTAGGATCATATTATGGTTTGGCTTCTCCCTTGCAGTGTGATCAGGGGCAAGCAGCTTATTTTTCTGAAACTGTTGTGTTCTCTGTAAGATGTGGATGCaatacctatctcatagggcTTCCATGAGAAACAGGTGAAATAATGCATGTGATGTGTAGCACAGTGCTTTGCAAATTGTCCAATAAATAGCAGATATTagtccaaaaaatttaaaaagtaaaaaataaataaataaagtcaaaggaggcaagaactgTGTCTTTTCGTTTTCCGCTCATACAGTAAATATTGTTTTTGTtggctctcagtaaatatttgttaaagcagTGAACCAAGAACCCATAATTTTCATGGTTTCCTCTCATTCTAATAATACTCACAAGGCCTCAAATAATATGAAATACATTATCCAGCACACATTCACATAATAGTCAGATCTGGGAAAGTAAGTTTGTGCCACAGGCCATCCAGTTAGGAAGAATTCTGATAAGGCAAAGGAAAAATGCAAATATCTTTCATTATAGCCAGAAGTACACCAACCTGGAGAATGCCATAGAAATTTTTGTggagaaatttttcttcttttataggcATCTcagttgttttattaaaaaaaaaagaagaagaagaagaagaagaagaaaataaagcataatCCATTAAGTTTAACCACTAAAGGTCAAAAACTCCCTAATATTGTCAGTTACATATGACCCAACCTAGCAGACTACGTATATTTACATAGTTTAGTTTATCACATGTGAGCAGCTTTTCTATAGTATTGTTTTCTGTAccttggaagtaaaaaaaaaagaaacactgtctTGATCCAAAATACAGTACTAAAGGAATATGAAATGTGGTGAATGACAAAGTTCTCTTCtggttagagaaaaagaaaaagcagaaactgAAACTTAGTCATGTTTAATCTAATATCTGAACACTTATAATAAACCAATATATCCAATTTTTCCAATCAACAACTTAAGTAAAATTCCAGAAGAATGATTAAGGCAAAAAAAACCATCCTAGGAGGCTATTGATTCAATTCAGATGGACCATAGTTTTGAAGCAACTCCTGTGTATCAGGCAGTGTACTCAGCACAAACGATGCAGCCATGAAAGACGCAggtacagtccctgccctcaggaattTACAAGCACTGAAGGAGTCCCCAGTCTGTATCTCAACCCTTCACAACAGTTCTATCTTCTTCCAATTCTTTGGGGAAAACTCCTGGCCTCAGGCAGGTCCACAAGGAATGCTCTCCTTCCCCTAAGGGGAATTACTTCTCTTCACTTAGCCTGAATTCCTAGGAACAGTGCTATGTACCAAATCAGGTTTCAGTAAATATTcttagaataaatgaaagaagaaattaactaaTCACCCAACTGATATGAGAGGGAGCTGTGTAAATGAGGAGTTGGACGAGAATACCCATGGCTTGCTTTCCACAAAGTTCAGGTTTTCTGGCTTGACTGATCTTTTACCTGATCCTGAGACAAAGAAgacatttttatggctgatttaAGTTAGCCTTACCCAAAAGTAAAAGttcaattttcttctttaaccGTGTAATATGTGCACCAAATAACTCTAGCTCTTACAAGGTAGAAGAATCTCAGTTCTGTCACTGTGTGACTTGAGAAAAATTACAAACTCTCCCTGTGCCTATTTTTATAACTGTAAAATGTTGGTAATCATGTAGTaaatttgtgaggattaaataaggcaaTATATCTAAAGCGCTTGGTACAGTACCAGGCATAAGGTAAGCTCTCGGCCAGTATTGGTATTATATTATGCATGACTTGTAGCATTATTATCCctctttccatgtattttttattGGGGAAATCAAGGTACTGGTTAGATTGAAGAGCTCTGGTTAAAAGGCTCAAAACAAGATCCAGTACCTCCATTtaatcattctacaaatatttattgagcttctgcAAGGCATCAGGGTTGACCAGCTCCCAGAATCAAATGGGTGACTTACTGGGGGcttggaagggagaagggagaactgTGGAAGAATAAGTAAACCAGAAGTTAATGGGCCCAAACTAAGGTCTAAATCCTGAAGACAGAGAGCATAAATAAAACGGGTCAGGCACAGAAGTGAACCTCAGAGTCCTTGGGCAGCATTAAGTCTTAGAAAATTGTATTAACCTTTAACAAGAGGAGAGTCCAAGGTTGGAGAACTTTCTTACCCATGACTGGCCCCTACCTAATCTAGAATGCTAAAAAAAATTCCCCATCTTAAATGATCTTAAAAAATAACAGAGATGGTTTGTTGTGTTAATGTCCATCATCATAAAAAATCAAGAGAGAGAACACAGTTATCTTGTCAAGAACTGGAGGGCTATGCAGAAATGGAAGTCTAGTAATGAGCTAAGGATGAAAATCCAGCCTGGTGAGGAACAACGAGGATAATTTCCAAATATGTTGagcaataaaatgggaaaataaaagcagTTCCTCAGACTGAAGACCTATATCCCAGGTTGGCTCAAGGCTGGTCTTAAAGAGACTGAAGtctgcaggggaagaggagcagTGAATTATCTAAGAATCCCCAACTTCTCTGCAGTGTCATGATTTGCTGATTGGTCTCCACCAACTACGTATCTGGTTTCCACAGACAATGTTCATTGTGAAATGCCAGAATCATCCTGCTAAAAATACACAAGACTCAGGAAACCACATTCATGGACTCAAAAtgtcttgtgtttgttttttgttttttgcactaGACCAGAGATTAGGAGAGGAGGAGATGGCTTGAGACATGTCAGAACTGTGCGGTGAAGGCTATTTGCAAACTAACATTCATACTTTTACAGATGCTGGAAGAATATGTGACTTGCCTGTGTCAGAGACAATTGACTTTATTCCTCTCAGCAGTAGTGGTAGCCAGAATATCATTATTTTCTTGCACTAGTTCCAAAAGAGCCAATTCCCATAGGGCAACACAAAGAGGGTCAGGTGACACCTGTACATACAATAAGCATTATAGGAGAGGGACCCTGAGCTTAGGGAACCTGAATCTTTTATACTGGACAGTAAGCATGCCTGCCCTTTGCTCTGAAGGGAGACACTATCTACATCTTCTAAGGCTGTTCACTGCACAAATATTCTGGAAATAATAGAGTGGGATAAAGTTAGTTATTTCCTTTGCTCATAAGACAGGGAGAAATGTGAGACTCCAAGACACTCCAAGAATTGTCTCCCAATATGACCTTGACACTAAGAGAATTCACAGAACATGCTTTAGTGCTTGGCGTCCTGTTGGTCCACGCCTTAAATACCTGTGGatctgcaaagtcctttctgATTCAGGATGTCATCTAATCTGAACAAACCATTATTGCACATTCCCAAGAACATTTTCCTGAGCTTGTCAAACCACTTACGGGTATTCATTTCCTCTTTATTAAGGTCAGCACAAATTTCTAAAACTACTGTTTTTTACCATTTCCCAAAAGGATTTAGGGATTCATATTgtaaaaagcttctgcaaagtAGAACATCTCTCTCCCACTAGAGCTAGAACAGTAGTCAAAATATAGTCTATACCTATCATGGATTTAAGGTAGGCATAGTCCTACTTTATACTATGAAAACATTTCAATAATAACAATGCTCCTAGCATCCACCTACCATTCCACCCAAGCCTCCTAAGTAAGGATGTCAACGCTGAAGAGTAGCAAAGGCATGAGTCCTGGCTTTAAAGCTTACTAGCTATTGCCTTGGGTGAGTTACTTCGTCTACCTTAGCCGCCTTATTGTGAAATAGGTGTAATAATACTCACTCTCCCTACCTCACACAATTTTTGAGGAAGTCAAATGACTTAACATCTGTGATAGCATTttattatcaagaaaaaaatcttagccTCAGAAACTGGGTCATGATAGTATCAATATATTAGGCAGAGTTGTGGTGTAATCAGTTCTTTGCAATTGGATTCATGTGTTATTGGGTATACAGAGGAAACCTCTTTATCATCAAGGatttgtgggggaggggaagggatgagGCTGTTGGgtgaaaaggggagggggtgggagggaacacAATGTTATTTCTAGGTCAGAAGCCatttccaaatatataaaatagccaAGGTTTTATGATACCAAACATTGGCTTTGGGTTAATTTTTAGTTGAGAATCAgtgaatagaaagaaataaaatatactatcCACTTTTCATTAATATCTTCATTAACCTGCCTTCCAcgtttttgtctttttccaagACACCAGTAAGACTACTGTCAGAGTATATTATTTTTCCCTGACAGTGTCAGTGTGGGCTACAAGCAATGCACAAAAGTCTcaagaaaaaatagtttaaaacccATAAAAGATGGATTGCAACTGGTGAAACAGTTCTCATGCTGCAAATTACAAAGACTTGGATCAAAAATTCTGCTCTCTGCCTAATTTTCCAGAAATGGAAAACCTTATAGACTGTTAATACAGTAAAAAGGCACAGAGCACAAGCACTCACAGATCAAAAGTGGGAAGCAAAGAAACCAGGAGAAAGTAAAAGGGACAGCGATCTGCTACTGATCCAAATAGTtctgaaataaaaactagaataaagatgaaaaaaaaaaactaaaacatgaaAATACATTCTTATGATGTTGCATTATTTTCTTTAGGAAGAAAACTTGATCTAGATTATTTCTACTCCCTAAGATCTTGTACTCTGTTCTCTTTTCAGCAGTTGTCAAATTTTGGTAAAGATACCACTTAAAGGAAATagattttccattaaaattaaagTTAACAAAAGCATCTCTCAGTTCCCTAAGTTCCCTTGAAAATGCAAATGCTTTGAATCAGCAATGGAATTAGATATGTCTAAGTATGTTTCTAGTAGCATCAAATAGTCTAGAAAAAAGCAATCCATAGAGCTTCCAAGTATGAAGTCTCTTTCTGGAGAATAGTGAGTTCAGAAGTCAGTTTGTGTACCATGTGTCTTTTATGTTCTATTCTGTTTCCATTCTCGCTGAGCTTATTTTGACCTGTCTTCTAGTTCATCAATCCTGTGTCTTCTAGTTCAATAATGTGTTCACCTGGCTGTTCAAAACATCCaaagtttttaatattaaatattgtatttttcagctcaaGAAGGTCCATTTGATTAATTTATATGGATTCCAATATTCTGCTGAAGttatattttcatctattttgtacatcattttctccattttcttgatCAGATTaaccatagttattttaaagtccctATCTGATAACAGCAATATCTAAATCATGAATGGGtttattgtcttttttctcttgggttttggtcatttttttttttcctgttttaaagcacatcttgtaattttttattgactGCTGAGTATCATAGAGACTCTGATATGGTCCTTAAAAGAGAGTTAAATGGTTTTctgaaattcaggaaaaaaatgctgGTGGATCAACTGATCCTGTCTAAGCTTGATTTAAAGCTCTgttgtatttcctttttcctaGGGTAAGGTCCCTACTCCTAGGGCTTGACAGACAGGGTCTCCACTGAGATCCTCAGGTTGTTTACCAATGCCCCTGTACTTTGGCAGCACTTGAATTTCTATCTCTCTCCCCGGTGTCATGAGGCTAAAATACTCCAGAGATCTGTTTTTTAGCCATTCAGATGTCCTTTTGTGCTACATTTCTTGAGGTCTTTGTCCTGCTTACGTACAGACTAGTAGTTGACAACTGACTTGAACAGAATTTATATGGAGATATTTGGGCTACTTTTCTGAGGCTTACTCCCCTCCAGAAATTTTCCCCTCTAGTTCTAGCCACTTTGTTTGCCCCAAAGTCTGATATCATTCTCCTTAGTCCAATAACAATTGCCACTTTCTTCTTATACTTCATTCACCTGTGCTAAAATTTAGACAATGCTCTCACAGGGGTAGCTAGGGAGAATTTAAGTGCAGCCAATGCGTTTCTCTTCTCTCAAGGATCATAACCACCCTTGTGTCCCGACTATGTCGGTTGCTCTCCAATGTCTTCAATCTATTATCTTACATATTCTGTCCAGCTTTTATAGTTATTTATTGCAGGAAGGTTTGTCCATTACAAATGACTCCATCATGGAAACTAAAGTCTACAATACAAACGTTATTACAGAGAACGCTTAGTGCGGTAAGCTTTCAGGTAGAAGCAAGCACAGATACATGGATCATGATACAAAAGAGAACCAGATACCCTCCTTAAGGTTGGTAGAGCAGTAAACGTTGTTCGACATGGTAGAATAAAGTAAGGGAGGATTCACTGTATGGTGGGCAGCCTACTATGATAGCAGGCAATAGAGAAATTCTGATTTActgtaacaaacaaaaataagcacAATTCAACATCAAGGTAGCGACAATCAGGTGAGCACTTGTAACAGGGGCTAGGTGATCCTCAAAATTCTGAACTTTAATATGAACAAGGCTTCTAGAAGGCAAGGAATCCCGAAGTGAGGCCTAGCATAGTTGCACGGGTCTCTGGTGCCATTAATTTTCCCTGCCAAAGGAAGTCTTTTATTTTGCCTTGATCATGGCTAATCAATCAAGCTTAATCATTGAGAGGAACCACTCTAGGCTTAAAGCAACTTTGACTAGTTAGAATAAACAGTGACCTTGGCCATCAGTAATTACATAAGGAGATATATTTCTATCAGGAGATCTATACTCCATTACCACCCGTTCAGGTTCTACTGTAGGATTAGACTATAAGAAAGAACCCTCCATCCTCAGCATTATTCA
This region includes:
- the LOC132376274 gene encoding short transmembrane mitochondrial protein 1-like, translating into MLQFLLGFTLGNVVGTYLAQNYDIPNLAKKLEEIKKDMDTKKKPPSS